In Calliopsis andreniformis isolate RMS-2024a chromosome 9, iyCalAndr_principal, whole genome shotgun sequence, the genomic window TGAGCAGGAGACGGGCCACCATTTTGATCGCCATCGTCTGGATCTGCTCCAGCGCGATCTCGTTCCCCGCCATCGCTTGGTGGAGGgcggtgaggacagaggaggtCCCAGAGGACAAGTGTCCGTTCACCGAACACCTGGGCTATCTGATCTTCTCCTCGACCATCAGCTTCTACGTGCCCTTGTTCGTCATGGTCTTTACGTACTACAAGATCTACAGAGCGGCCGTGATCCAGACGAGGAGCCTGAAGCTCGGCACCAAGCAAGTTATAATGGCCTCCGGCGAACTCGAACTCACGCTGAGGATACATCGAGGGGGCGGAACGAACACCGACGCCAGGCATCTGTTTCGCACCGCCTCGAGCACGCCCGAGGATCTACAGGATCTCGAGGAGCCCCTGACGGCCATGCACAATAACTGTCTAACCAGGGTGCCCTCCGCGAGGATCAATAAACAGCACCTGGGTAAGAACTTCTCCCTGTCGCGTAAACTGGCCAAGTTCGCCAAGGAGAAAAAGGCGGCTAAGACCCTCGGGATCGTCATGGGGGTCTTTATCGTTTGCTGGCTGCCCTTTTTCGTGGTCAACCTGTGGTCGGGCTTCTGCTCCCAATGCATCTGGCAGGAGGAGATCGTGTTCGCCGCTGTCACGTGGCTCGGTTGGATCAACAGTGGGATGAATCCGGTTATATACGCCTGCTGGAGCAGAGACTTTCGAAGGTGAGTACTAATCGCTTCTGGGAAACTTCTGTTCAAATTCCGTTCTCCATGGACTGTTCAAGGGGGAACTTCCTGTTGAGATTTCTTGGTTCTTGAAAAAGTCGTAATTAAAGTTGAGAACTGTTTCTTCGCGTTTTTGTTACCAGAAACTAAAGTTGCTACTTGTTGCCTGTTTCCGTTCAGAGCTATATATGAAAGAAACATAAGAAACACTCGCCACGTCATTGTAGTCAGAATAGAGGTTCTTATTTACGTCTTCAATGTGAAGACGTAACGTTAAGGAATCGTGTCACGGAACTATCATCGATTTCTAAATGTTGTTAGGAAGTTTTCGCGATGGAACACTTTTGGCGAAATGTTAGGAAGCTTAACGATGAGGAAACCTGTTAGAGGAAACTGCTACCAATTTTGGCAAAGGTCTATGAACGAAGAAGGCTTCCGCTGGAAGATGAGCCGGATTCCTCGTTAACTAACAGGGCTAGTCTAGTGTCTAGATACTGCAGGCACTTCTCCATGCAACACTACCGTTAATGGTATCGTAAACACGGAAAACTATCGTGGAACGTGACGGAATAATGACTGAGCGTATGAACCGTTAAGGGGATCGCGTAAATGCGTCTGACTAGTTAGGAAGTTGAATCACTCGGTGGAAATTTCCTTACGGTAGGGAGAGTGAGGAATGGCTCCAGAAGTAGAGAAAAAATTGGTCGAATTTTTAAGTTATAGGTGCTGGGGAAATATGAGCAAATTGTTATGCAGACAGATATATATTACTGCTGTCGGAGATTCGTGATAAGTGAAAGAAGAGGAGTTTAGATATCACTGTGAGTTGCGGTTTATGAATAGAGACTCTTGTGGGTGGAAGCTACTAAAAATGTACAATGTCTCAGTGATGAATAGTGGTGGTCAGGATGGACTTTAATATCGCTACTCTTTTATGTATGCTGGTATAATTTGGATTCTGGGTATTAGCTGTGAATTGTTAGGATCACTCTACTTCAATGTTTACGATAAAGGATACGCAAAGAATATAGCTACTTcaatagaattgaagaatttgaatatttaaaaatttgaaattttaaataaatatttaaaaatttgaaaatttgaaagttgaaagatgtttaaaaatttgaagaattgaaaaattaaaaaatagaacTTTCGTTCGACCAGTGCCATGATCTACCTTCCGAAATCTGAATCGATATCAATAATAGTAGGTACTTCTAATTTTTGGAACGAAGTATAACTCTACGTTCTAAAGATCAATTTCCACAAGCACATAAAGCAGAAACAGATTTCCAGAAAAGGAAGCATCCACTTGAAAAGACTATATAAATCCACGAATAGCTGTCTCCAATCGAACAAGAAGCTTCCTCTCTATGCTACCAACCAGAGAGCCTTATTACTTTTGTTTCGACGCGTTCAACTAGCAGCGACAAATCATTGTCGAGCTTCCGTCGCCTCGGTCGGCCGAGTTTCGCGAATGGATGCACCGAATAATCGTCGGCGGAGGTAGAAGAGAAAGCGGAAGGCATGTAAATAACGCGATTTAATTACGCGTTGATGCACGCGTCCACGAAGTCAGAGGAGCAAAGTGGAACGTGAAAACTCCGACGGGAATGAATTTATGTTATTCTAACGAGTTTCGTTGTCCCTTTAATTAAACCCCAGTTATCGTAGAGCGCACGTAGGTGTCCGGACTTGGACGTTTTAAATTCTTCTATCTGGGCCAATGGAACCTTATCGCAAGATCGATCTAGCCCGACTCGTTTCATCAATCTCGGACTCTCTAGCGCCGAGGGGAGATGGGACACCTACCAACTGATTTTTCAGAAAGTCCTCTCGCCCTGAAAGCGAGTGGCAGACAGCGGCCTCGACAAGCCCAGGGGCAGGCTGCTGGAATGCTCGGTGAAAAATGACGACAACGTTCGCCGATAAATAACCGCGATACCTATATACTGGGAAAAGTAGAAAGCCTAAGTGAAACAGACGAAAGTCTCGGTAAAAATTGGGGAGAAGAAGAAATGGAGTACGAGGAATAACAAGGACATTAACTCGATGGCCCGTATACGATGTGTTTGTCTCAATCTTGTGTTCGTACGTTACTGAAAAAGCACTTTCCAACTTTCCCTATGACTTCACGAACTGTGACCTGCCGCCGACCTCTGGTTGCAAACGCGCAGCCATTGGCGAGACGATGGGTGCAAAAGGGGTAGAACGTTTTCACAATAAATAAATAGTTGATGTTAACTGTTATTGTTAATTATATTGCGTGGTCCTAATTGATAGGTTGCTGGAGTGGTCTCTTCTATGGCGACCCTGATTGAGTTTGTTGTTAGCGTTGTGAACCTGATACTATAAATAATAGAAGGCAGTACTGAAGGACGGTCGAtcatattttttgaatatttcattaCATGAATACGTCATTATAGAACTGTGATCTATGATTTCATTGGTTAATTTTATCTTTCTATCCCCTGATTCTTAATATAGTTTAAGAATGATGCTATTCGATTTTTCTATTTCATTCTACTTTACATTCTACGTTACATTCTACTTTAAACGCATAAAACTAATTCAGAATGGAGAAAGCCTCATCTATGTAGAATTCTTCTCAATATCAAGGTTTTGATTTCTCTCTAACAGCaataaaatttttaacaatAGACGTTCACGTTTAATAGCCTTTCAAACAGTCTGAATATTAGGTACTAAAGTTCCTCACACCAACTATGATCCAGCCAGTGCACGTAATTGCCCTTTCCTCGAGCTGTTCCTTTAGCCAAGTGCTCCCCATACATGGCATCATATCGAGTAGCTCAAGTCAAATTTTCATGAACATATTCGACGAGCAAACGGTAAATAAAACTTACGGCTACAGTGACGAAAAAACCAGAATGGACAGAGCAGTGGCAGACGCAACGAAAGATACGTACGATAAAAAGCAACGAATATATCGACGATAAGATGCAGGGGGAACGTTTATGCGGGATCGAGACGAAATTTATGGATGAAACATTCGTGCCTTGGATGCTACGGTTGGCGGAATGACTGGGAGCGACGCGAAGCTTCGAGAACAGTTTACGCGGAACATCAATTCTTCCGCGGGGGAAGGAATCGGCGTAGCGCAATAATCTGGCAGGTTCTTGGAACTGACGTCGTTGCGAATTTTGCGCGTCGCGGAGAAACGCTGCATTCGATAATACAGAGGAAGACGTCGATGGTCTCTTAACGGGCGAACAATTCCCGGATAAATGGAACGTCGAGGTGTGCGAGAACTTCTATGCAAATAGTCGTCGCTGTGTAAATTAATCGTGCACAAAGGTCTGAAAGGCCTCAACCATACTCCCTTCGTTAAGAAGATCCGTGCAGCTTCGCATCCGTGTATCGCGGTAATGCGTTCGAAAACGAGTTACGTTCGATAGGCGTAGatgttgatgaatgagaataatAGATAATGGGTAATTAAGAACGCTTAGAGAATTGCGATTGGTTAAGTGTCTTACAAGAAGAGTCTATGAGCGTGGAAATCGTGTTAGAATAAGACTGGGTATAATTTgtagtaaggtaaatgtcccaacacCTGGACGCTTAAGATGCCATACGGTACAGTAAATAGACAATTACATTCCGAAGTGTTGCAAGAATTTATGTTTTTCATATTTGTACGATATGTACTATCCCAATAGTTATATGGAATTCTCCAAGTAGGTCTTCTTCAAAAAATATATGTAGGTATACGTGATGTTATAACCACAGTGTTTATGCACAACATTgcctatatttttaataaaactttaGAGTGAAATTTTTCGAGAACAAAAGTTCGTTTTAATGAACGGTATGAGACTCTTAATACGCTATGTCTATACTACAAATTATACCCAGTCTTATCTTGAAAGCGATTTCCATGCCCGTGGGCTCTCCTTGTTAGTGCGTTTAAACCAAGCGAGCAAATGCTTGTTCTTACCCCATTTCGATAAAATTCCAGTAACATGAGCATTCTTTCATGCAGTTgtcaattttaataataattgaattttactGAAAGTGGAGGAAGGACGAGTATTCTTTTGCAATGGTATGCTCTGTTGCACGTTGGTATTAAAGCTCCAAAATTCTGTTTCCTTCCTTATCAGTAAATTGAATCCTAAACAATTACAGAATGTCATGAAAAGCCTGCATTCAATTTCGAATTAAATTTCTATTACCACTGCATCGATACGATCTAATTATTTGCTGGTGCAGTGGAGTGCACCTTGAGTCAGGGGAAATATACAGAGTGATTCAGAATTACAGGATAATCGAGATGCCGTGTCGGCGGTATGAGACgaggaaacaattttttttaagtttACATCACTACGAAGTGATTGATACGTCGTCTCATATTgaggaaattcaaaaatttagagATTAAAGTAAGCAAAATGTGGACCTTCTGTATCACCTTGTACATTTTTGTGAATCAGAGTAAACCTCCTCTGACTCAAGGTTTCTCAACGGGAGCGATATAGTCCCTTAGGCGACGAAGAGAAAAAGAACACGTGAATAAAACAAAGAAAGAGATGACCGATGTTGAAAAGGTTGAGAAACTTTGCTTTAACTCTTTTAGTTCCTTTCACCAAAATTTTTCGAGAATCCATCGAAGATACTTCGTACTAAATGATTTGAAATTTCTGAATACTAAATTTCTTCACATCCTGGTTATTTGGTTAGATATTTTTCAAAGAATACATGCACTTGTGACAGCTTCCTTAACGTACACATGTTCAATCAACGTATACGTCAATCAATGTGTGTTTCGTGACAAAAAGAAGTTGAAAAAACGTGAACtacatttgaaatttgaaagcatatttcaagtcaagtaatataATACGTTTACATTGGTCATATTGCCCTGAAACACttgcattcaagccacttgaattcaagtaacttgattaGTCTGAACGTACCTAgacaaaatagaaacttgaaaagatgtttcaagtcaagtaaaataataggttcacattggtcaagttgCTTCAAATCATTTACACTCAAGCTGCTTGAGTTTCAGTAACTTGACTAAGCTAAACAAGGCTTCACAATTTTAGAAAGTATCGAGGAGAAATTGCGCGGCTAGAACTGTAGGAAGACTACACTGTAGTATCTCGAAATTCTCTGGTCCATTGAACGCTGATCCCCGATAGCAGTGAGCCAATACGCTTTCTGTATGAACTATCGACCAAATACTACTTATCTACAACGAGACGCATAATGGGATGATCGTCCCTTAAATTACGCTCGTAAATACGCGTGCACGTGCGCGAATTTCCCTCTGTGAAGCCAATTCCGTGATACCGTTCGGATCGATCTCAAGACTTTCTTCTTTCTGTTCCGTGCAACGGAACTCTACTCGACGCGTCGCCTATAATTGCAAAACGGGACGTAATAGATTCAAGACTCACCCTGTCACGCGAACCACTCCGCAGCGAGTCAAGGCTTCGAACGGGAACCAATTTTCTTCGATTTCTCTCCTCTCCACCTGCGACACAGAGAAGGTCAGAAATAATAGAGAGTTGGCCATTGACACTTAGaccatacaatataattatggaCATGGCTTCAGATAACTTCCTTTAGGCAAAGGTAGAATCATCTACGCAACGTGACACATGGGCAAGATATATAAGCCATGCTAGTATGACATATCTACAATTTCGAAAGAGTGACACACCAATATTCTGAACATGTTCAACTGGTTTACTGTTCAACATCAATGAGAATgtgaaaatgtttaaatttcagaaaacatattgaattgattaaatatgaaatatgttATATTCTGGAaattataatttcgcaaaatcTATTGAAAGTTTAATTCAGATCTTGATAATGTTCAATTTGTAATTATTTCCTTACCATTTATTTCAGTTCAGAAAAAGTAATAAGAGCAATACATAAATGTCTAGAGAAAAACTATTTATTCATAATTACTGattgtaaaataaaatactttccCACCATTACCAACAATTATTCCAAAACTAGTTTCACACAAGCTGCTCGTAGCTTCACGTGGATTTCGAGGGTCGGTAGCGTCCAGTAGCGTCTAAGCGTCTGATGTGTCAGTCATTTTGAATGATTATCTTTTGCTCAGTATAACATCACACTTGGGCAGTTATCTTTGCTTAGCCGAGCTCGTGGATTTTCTGTATACGTACTACACACAGACCGTGTCCAGTAGTACACATGGTTCTATGCGTTGACAGAAGCAACGCTCGGCG contains:
- the Dop1r2 gene encoding dopamine receptor 2 isoform X1 translates to MNESAVYLLGSDEEVNVPSKHLNRSFYSTSYPGQNNSYDDLWNLATDRAGLAILLFLFSVATVFGNMLVILAVVRERYLHTATNYFVTSLAFADCLVGLVVMPFSAIYEVLENRWLFTTDWCDVWRSLDVLFSTASILNLCVISLDRYWAITDPFTYPSRMSRRRATILIAIVWICSSAISFPAIAWWRAVRTEEVPEDKCPFTEHLGYLIFSSTISFYVPLFVMVFTYYKIYRAAVIQTRSLKLGTKQVIMASGELELTLRIHRGGGTNTDARHLFRTASSTPEDLQDLEEPLTAMHNNCLTRVPSARINKQHLGKNFSLSRKLAKFAKEKKAAKTLGIVMGVFIVCWLPFFVVNLWSGFCSQCIWQEEIVFAAVTWLGWINSGMNPVIYACWSRDFRRAFVRILCGCCPRRMRRRYQPAFRCKPSQYVSGVSGGGQASSVSYSSVSQSSDGGVGTGLASGGI
- the Dop1r2 gene encoding dopamine receptor 2 isoform X2, encoding MNESAVYLLGSDEEVNVPSKHLNRSFYSTSYPGQNNSYDDLWNLATDRAGLAILLFLFSVATVFGNMLVILAVVRERYLHTATNYFVTSLAFADCLVGLVVMPFSAIYEVLENRWLFTTDWCDVWRSLDVLFSTASILNLCVISLDRYWAITDPFTYPSRMSRRRATILIAIVWICSSAISFPAIAWWRAVRTEEVPEDKCPFTEHLGYLIFSSTISFYVPLFVMVFTYYKIYRAAVIQTRSLKLGTKQVIMASGELELTLRIHRGGGTNTDARHLFRTASSTPEDLQDLEEPLTAMHNNCLTRVPSARINKQHLGKNFSLSRKLAKFAKEKKAAKTLGIVMGVFIVCWLPFFVVNLWSGFCSQCIWQEEIVFAAVTWLGWINSGMNPVIYACWSRDFRRAFVRILCGCCPRRMRRRYQPAFRCKPSQRFASGRYYSAYSLHHVRSSRESSCEQTYI